Proteins encoded within one genomic window of Oryza brachyantha chromosome 7, ObraRS2, whole genome shotgun sequence:
- the LOC121054992 gene encoding NAC domain-containing protein 72-like, translating to MAATLPRTSDSDWTDSDSNSIQFAYKLAPSSSARRRIHLASSSSHRLKTTVMAPVPFLPQDSELLDCLLRPKIAGAHIDSRFTELVGYVDDVYALPPDQLAARHEGAPGEGGGRVWYFFAPLGTARGRTVGGDGGKRWCSVGSRKKVEGGAGAGGGYCQKLRYTEKTASGVVAPGWMMAQYSVAQENGGEGGAELLLCKIFRAPRAARAEPGSPSSCKSVSASPSASCSGTGSGGRKRKAEGDHLEASTTLDARAALPAKSRSTQAGRGQHR from the coding sequence ATGGCAGCCACGCTTCCGCGCACCTCCGACTCCGACTGGACCGACTCCGACTCGAACTCCATCCAATTCGCGTATAAATTGGCCCCTAGCTccagcgcccgccgccgcatacacctcgcctcctcctcctcacacCGACTCAAGACGACGGTGATGGCGCCCGTCCCCTTCCTCCCGCAGGACAGCGAGCTCCTCGACTGCCTCCTCCGTCCCAAGATCGCCGGCGCCCACATCGACTCCCGCTTCACGGAGCTCGTGGGCTACGTCGACGACGTCTACGCCCTCCCGCCGGACCAGCTGGCGGCGCGGCACGAGGGCGCGcccggcgaaggcggcggcagggTGTGGTACTTCTTCGCCCCGCTCGGGACTGCGCGCGGAAGGacggtcggcggcgacggcggcaagcGGTGGTGCTCGGTGGGTTCCAGGAAGAAGGTGGAgggaggcgccggcgccggcggcgggtacTGCCAGAAGCTGAGGTACACGGAGAAGACGGCATCGGGCGTCGTCGCGCCGGGGTGGATGATGGCCCAGTACAGCGTCGCCCAGGAaaacggcggcgagggcggcgccgagctcTTGCTCTGCAAGATCTTCCGCGCCCCTCGCGCGGCTCGCGCGGAGCCGGGGTCACCGTCTTCCTGCAAGTCGGTCTCGGCCTCCCCGTCCGCGTCCTGCTCCGGcaccggctccggcggccgcaAGAGGAAGGCGGAGGGAGATCACCTCGAGGCCTCCACCACCCTCGACGCGCGCGCAGCCCTTCCCGCCAAAAGCAGAAGCACTCAAGCCGGAAGGGGCCAGCACCGATGA
- the LOC102700257 gene encoding pentatricopeptide repeat-containing protein At4g17616 — translation MLRRAAFGRRAALSAAAATVDSAFVEARKKLAPTIGPPATTPIPSNSKRTVDDLLLLTGKSDDASSSKQADLSGSWRTQRALPMGAAAASDALPWEAPSRETLLRTIDAALDGGNVDDAVQALANYKTLHGLPEPRVLDRMILTLSYASSRRWLQRAFDLVLSVYRRNGNLLNRGSLTRLALALARDQMPVPASAVVRIVLESGRLPDVDMLTMVFLHMVKSQVGSYLAADVLCETCECFLDQIGDRRQLKKLDPIKSNVTMFNMVLKSCVDFRCMIKAQKILELMSLVGIVADVTTVVIASRVFEMIGQRDELMNMKRSIDSFSSLPFIEHYQHFYESLLNLHFKYNDMDAAAQLLVDLYRQQKPRSFLGDSIHKQGIIQIGSGNLKTGYRIVFDPVKVDKGFVLDTASQFGLIAVIDGNILPSEKALAKLIVGCLKENKVRTLSNFLITLHKEDLKGPSLSDIINACIQMGWLHAAHDTLDDLESAEIPVQTGTYMSLLRAYEKENKPEEVNRFLQQIQKKAYTMGVFSHTNPSFTIKDVAEISKDKMPLLNSSLLSSLFEEIEHYSSQEHLTFEFNNSILFFCKANMMEDALRTYKRMREQNIRPSLHTFCHILCGYSSLGMHREITILWGEIKRRVEYGEIDLDRDLLDCVIFNFLKAGYFGRVMEVISYLSKHKMYCDKWKYRQVFLKLHKNLYRNLNSLHEKTEDQSKRIEDVRAFRSWAGIK, via the exons atgctgcgCCGAGCCGCCTTCGGCCGCAGGGCGGCgctctccgccgcggcggcgaccgtcgACTCCGCCTTCGTGGAGGCGCGGAAGAAGCTGGCCCCCACCATCGGTCCCCCCGCGACGACGCCCATCCCCTCCAACTCCAAGCGCACCGTcgacgacctcctcctcctcaccggcAAGTCCGACGACGCCTCCAGCAGCAAGCAG GCTGATCTCTCCGGGTCATGGAGGACGCAGCGCGCTCTTCCTATGGGCGCAGCAGCTGCATCCGACGCTCTGCCGTGGGAGGCGCCGTCCCGTGAGACTCTGCTGAGGACAATCGATGCCGCGCTCGACGGCGGCAATGTCGACGATGCTGTGCAGGCGCTTGCCAATTACAAGACCCTGCACGGCCTTCCTGAGCCGCGGGTGCTGGACCGGATGATCCTGACGCTGTCCTATGCGTCTAGCAGGAGGTGGCTTCAGAGAGCGTtcgatttggttctgtcggtGTATCGTCGCAACGGCAATCTTCTTAACCGTGGCTCGCTGACGAGGCTTGCGCTGGCACTTGCGAGGGATCAGATGCCGGTTCCAGCCTCCGCGGTGGTGAGGATTGTGCTGGAGAGTGGCAGGCTCCCTGATGTGGATATGCTGACCATGGTGTTTTTGCATATGGTGAAGTCGCAGGTTGGGTCCTATCTTGCTGCCGATGTTTTGTGCGAGACCTGCGAGTGCTTCTTGGACCAAATCGGAGATAGACGGCAGCTGAAAAAACTGGATCCGATAAAGAGTAATGTTACCATGTTTAATATGGTTTTGAAGTCATGTGTCGACTTCAGATGCATGATCAAGGCCCAAAAGATATTGGAGCTTATGTCACTAGTTGGGATTGTGGCTGATGTAACCACTGTGGTCATCGCTAGCCGTGTCTTTGAGATGATTGGGCAACGGGATGAATTGATGAACATGAAAAGAAGCATTGATTCTTTTTCATCTTTGCCATTCATTGAGCACTATCAACATTTCTATGAAAGTCTGCTGAACCTGCATTTCAAATATAATGACATGGATGCCGCTGCTCAGCTTTTGGTGGATCTTTATCGACAACAAAAGCCTCGTTCTTTCCTTGGTGATAGTATCCATAAACAGGGTATTATTCAGATTGGCTCTGGCAACCTAAAAACTGGATACCGAATAGTGTTTGACCCTGTAAAAGTGGACAAAGGTTTTGTTTTGGATACAGCAAGTCAATTCGGCCTTATTGCTGTTATTGATGGAAATATTCTTCCTAGTGAGAAGGCTCTTGCTAAACTTATTGTTGGCTGTTTGAAAGAGAATAAAGTGCGTACATTGTCTAACTTTCTGATTACATTGCACAAGGAAGATCTGAAGGGTCCATCTCTTTCAGATATAATTAATGCATGCATTCAGATGGGATGGTTGCATGCTGCTCATGATACCCTGGATGATTTAGAATCAGCTGAGATTCCTGTCCAAACTGGTACTTACATGTCTCTTTTGAGAGCATATGAGAAGGAGAATAAACCAGAAGAAGTCAATAGGTTTCTCCAACAGATACAAAAGAAAGCATATACGATGGGTGTTTTTTCTCATACTAATCCATCATTTACCATAAAGGATGTTGCTGAAATATCGAAGGATAAGATGCCCCTCCTAAATTCATCTTTGCTTTCCAGTTTGTTTGAAGAAATAGAACATTACAGCTCCCAAGAGCATTTAACTTTTGAGTTCAATAATTCAATTCTTTTCTTCTGCAAGGCAAATATGATGGAAGATGCTTTGAGAACATATAAGCGCATGAGAGAGCAAAATATAAGACCCAGTCTGCATACCTTTTGCCACATACTGTGTGGATATTCTTCACTAGGCATGCATAGGGAGATTACCATACTGTGGGGAGAAATAAAGCGCAGAGTTGAATACGGAGAGATAGATTTGGATAGAGACTTGCTTGACTGCGTGATTTTTAATTTCCTCAAAGCTGGCTATTTTGGAAGAGTGATGGAGGTTATAAGTTATCTGTCTAAACATAAAATGTACTGTGACAAGTGGAAATACAGACAAGTCTTTTTAAAGCTACACAAGAATCTCTATAGAAATTTGAATTCGTTACATGAAAAAACAGAAGATCAGAGTAAGAGGATTGAAGATGTCAGAGCTTTCAGATCGTGGGCAGGCATCAAATAG